The Oncorhynchus tshawytscha isolate Ot180627B linkage group LG08, Otsh_v2.0, whole genome shotgun sequence genome window below encodes:
- the LOC112235243 gene encoding interleukin-12 subunit beta-like, with protein sequence MFDCCLKMRFTLLSILPTLLGILILHWAKSQSPKFTQSSWNLLPNVVVVNVDGSLVQHPLTCLGSFNREEEGWRRDNDWVWRRDGEEDEEILWMMGGEEKKKGNSFLVNLEERTGGGIFTCHSLDKTLLKNTTVLVKHLDEEKRILEGSTRTGFMKCSTRNYQGEFHCSWEFTPTRFGTVMFVKVARGLSDAENISCSVDASGQQWTCSSLSGQSDIMCSVNSSGLGVSCVDRQYCPYAEETDRITLTIYMRTNYLLEEYSKRFYISEIVKPDNVYIKEVNSSTIEWSYPVSWNRPISYFPLSFQVKEIKGRKCKNGCTCDSPYTEVHTTESSQWSVKAKVTVCVRAQDALCDSPWSDWTEYRHNKGNKRGRQEKQKKKKKKKKNVSQ encoded by the exons ATGTTTGATTGCTGTCTAAAG ATGAGGTTTACTTTACTAAGCATCCTGCCTACTTTACTAGGCATTCTAATCCTACACTGGGCAAAAAGCCAAAGCCCCAAGTTCACTCAGAGCAGCTGGAATCTTCTACCCAATG TTGTTGTGGTGAATGTAGACGGCTCACTGGTTCAGCATCCTCTAACCTGCCTGGGTTCCTTCAACcgagaggaggagggttggaggagagacaATGACTGGGTGTggcggagagatggagaggaggatgaggagatccTATGGATgatgggtggagaggagaagaagaaggggaaCAGCTTCCTTGTCAACCTGGAAGAGAGAACTGGAGGGGGGATCTTTACATGTCACAGCCTGGATAAAACCCTCCTGAAGAATACTACGGTGCTGGTCAAACACTTGGACGAAGAGAAACGCATTCTAGAAGGATCCACCAGAACAG GCTTTATGAAATGTTCAACACGGAACTACCAAGGAGAGTTCCATTGCTCCTGGGAATTCACCCCTACACGTTTTGGGACTGTTATGTTTGTCAAAGTGGCACG TGGCCTGTCCGATGCGGAGAACATCAGCTGTTCTGTGGACGCCAGTGGACAGCAGTGGACATGTTCCTCTTTGTCTGGCCAGAGTGACATCATGTGTTCTGtgaacagtagtggactgggggTGTCCTGTGTGGACAGACAGTATTGTCCCTATGCTGAGGAGACTGACCGGATCACCCTGACCATCTACATGAGGACTAACTACCTGCTGGAGGAATACTCCAAACGCTTCTACATATCAGAGAtag tgaaGCCAGACAATGTATACATTAAGGAGGTGAACAGCAGTACTATAGAGTGGAGCTATCCTGTCTCCTGGAACAGACCTATCTcctacttccccctctccttccaggtCAAAGAGATCAAAGGCAGAAAGTGCAAGAATGGGTGCACGTGTGATTCTCCCTACACAGAG GTTCACACCACAGAGAGCAGCCAGTGGTCAGTCAAGGCCAAGGTGACGGTGTGTGTCAGGGCCCAGGATGCCCTCTGTGACTCCCCCTGGAGCGACTGGacagagtacag ACACAACAAGGGAAacaagagggggaggcaggaaaagcagaagaagaagaagaagaagaagaagaatgtgtcTCAATAG